A window from Terriglobales bacterium encodes these proteins:
- a CDS encoding sulfatase: TACRSAGYVQGGAKSGNGLLVDCVQPLLQGMTTNAKTGKPLPQVDSQWIAACKARNPSSAQTRGPAANQDSEPAAAPLPPPAHPAPAGSPNIVFVLTDDLSMNLVQFMPHVLAMQKAGVTFSNYFVTDSLCCPSRSSIFTGRYPHDTGVFKNVGEEGGYLVFRARGNEQSTFATALYAAGYHTAFLGKYLNGYAPRKHPVSPGWNTWVVAGNGYPEFNYAFNQDGQVVRHGAKPEDYLTDVVGELGVRFIKQQKGTPFFIEIATFAPHAPYTPAPRDAGAFPGLRAPRTPAYNAPHDAAAPRWLQKHGALTPSDMDAIDNGFRKRAQSVLAVDKMIGDLQAAVESIGQASNTYFVFSSDNGYHMGEYRLLPGKMTAYDTDIHVPLIVTGPGVPAGRTMDEITENVDLCPTFTEVAGAETPATVDGFSLAPLLKGQAVKQWRTAALVEHHGPVREPSDPDMPSLRSGNPTTYEAIRSRTSLYVEYADGEKEYHDLTSDPDELRNTFSSLSAEEKSSLHQRLAATVNCHNAKECRAAQESASAAPQR; this comes from the coding sequence GGACCGCCTGCCGGAGTGCTGGGTACGTGCAGGGTGGCGCTAAGAGCGGAAACGGGCTGCTGGTGGATTGTGTCCAGCCTTTGCTCCAGGGAATGACGACAAATGCCAAGACTGGCAAGCCTTTGCCGCAAGTGGATTCGCAATGGATCGCGGCATGCAAGGCCAGGAATCCGAGCTCTGCGCAGACACGCGGCCCGGCTGCCAACCAGGACAGTGAACCCGCAGCGGCGCCATTGCCGCCGCCTGCGCATCCAGCCCCGGCCGGCAGTCCCAATATCGTCTTCGTGCTCACCGACGACCTGTCCATGAACCTGGTGCAGTTCATGCCCCACGTGCTGGCGATGCAAAAGGCGGGCGTCACCTTCTCTAACTACTTCGTCACCGATTCGCTATGCTGCCCGTCGCGGTCTTCCATATTCACGGGCCGCTATCCGCACGACACCGGAGTTTTCAAGAACGTGGGAGAAGAAGGCGGGTACCTCGTGTTCCGTGCCCGCGGCAACGAGCAATCCACCTTCGCCACCGCCCTTTATGCGGCGGGATATCACACCGCATTTCTCGGTAAATACCTGAACGGCTATGCCCCGAGAAAACATCCTGTCTCTCCCGGGTGGAACACCTGGGTTGTCGCCGGCAATGGGTATCCGGAGTTCAATTACGCGTTCAACCAGGACGGACAGGTGGTGCGGCACGGCGCGAAGCCCGAGGATTATCTGACCGACGTGGTTGGCGAATTGGGCGTGCGTTTTATCAAGCAGCAGAAGGGCACTCCGTTTTTTATCGAGATCGCCACCTTCGCTCCCCACGCGCCGTATACGCCCGCGCCCCGTGACGCCGGCGCCTTCCCCGGCCTGCGCGCGCCGCGCACGCCAGCCTACAATGCGCCGCATGATGCCGCGGCTCCGCGCTGGCTCCAGAAACATGGGGCGCTCACGCCATCCGACATGGATGCGATTGACAACGGTTTTCGTAAGCGCGCTCAGTCCGTGCTCGCGGTGGACAAGATGATCGGCGACCTTCAGGCCGCTGTCGAGTCCATCGGCCAGGCAAGCAATACCTACTTCGTTTTCAGCTCGGACAATGGCTATCACATGGGCGAGTACCGTCTCTTGCCGGGAAAAATGACGGCTTACGACACCGACATCCATGTTCCCTTGATCGTCACCGGCCCCGGGGTTCCTGCCGGTCGCACCATGGACGAGATTACGGAGAACGTGGATCTCTGCCCGACTTTCACCGAAGTTGCCGGCGCCGAGACCCCGGCGACCGTGGATGGCTTCAGCCTGGCACCGTTACTGAAAGGGCAAGCCGTCAAGCAGTGGCGGACCGCGGCGCTGGTCGAGCACCATGGCCCGGTGCGGGAGCCGTCGGATCCGGACATGCCCAGCCTTCGAAGCGGCAATCCGACTACTTACGAGGCCATTCGATCGCGCACTTCACTCTATGTCGAGTATGCCGACGGCGAAAAGGAATATCACGACTTGACCAGCGACCCTGACGAACTGCGCAACACCTTCTCGTCACTTTCGGCGGAAGAGAAGTCGTCCCTGCACCAGCGGCTTGCGGCCACCGTGAATTGTCACAATGCCAAGGAATGCCGGGCTGCCCAGGAGTCAGCCAGCGCTGCTCCCCAGCGCTAG
- a CDS encoding pseudouridine synthase gives MKNMKSRPSERQVGLARTISKLGYCSRSEAAEIIRAGRVKLNGAVQRDPQTAVRMEKDRVSIDGKRVEAKEKVYLMLNKPRTVVTTAADERGRDTVYACLPPGLPWVAPVGRLDMASEGLLLMTNDTEWAARITDPKSGVEKTYHVRVGATGDEELLQKILRGVESEGELLRVKRVSVLRHGSKNCWLSVVLDEGKNRHIRRIMEELGIEVLRLIRVAIGPLELGDLKKGQARRLTAEEKRALESIP, from the coding sequence ATGAAGAACATGAAATCGAGGCCAAGTGAGCGGCAAGTCGGGCTGGCGAGGACGATTTCGAAGCTGGGGTACTGCTCGCGGTCGGAGGCGGCGGAAATCATCCGCGCGGGCCGGGTAAAGCTGAATGGAGCGGTACAGCGCGATCCGCAAACAGCGGTGCGGATGGAAAAAGATCGTGTCAGCATTGATGGCAAGCGGGTGGAGGCGAAAGAAAAGGTTTACCTCATGCTGAACAAGCCGCGCACCGTGGTCACAACCGCGGCGGACGAGCGCGGACGCGACACGGTATATGCGTGCCTTCCGCCGGGATTGCCCTGGGTGGCGCCGGTAGGCCGGCTCGACATGGCCAGCGAGGGCCTGCTGCTGATGACCAACGATACGGAGTGGGCGGCGCGGATCACCGACCCGAAGTCGGGCGTTGAGAAGACATACCACGTTCGCGTGGGAGCGACCGGCGACGAGGAACTGCTGCAGAAGATACTGCGAGGTGTAGAGAGCGAAGGGGAACTGCTGCGGGTGAAGCGGGTTTCGGTCCTTCGCCACGGCAGCAAGAACTGCTGGCTCTCGGTGGTGCTCGACGAAGGCAAGAACCGGCACATCCGCCGGATCATGGAAGAGCTCGGCATCGAGGTGTTGCGGCTCATCCGGGTGGCGATCGGACCGCTGGAGTTGGGCGACCTGAAGAAAGGGCAGGCCCGGCGTCTGACGGCGGAAGAGAAGCGGGCGCTGGAAAGCATTCCCTAA
- a CDS encoding glycosyltransferase encodes MHTAAIAVGVTSVGAWVYLLLGRGWFWRAGKCSAKNICGKAQTGVPVSAVAVVPARNERETIGPAIKSLLGQEFAGRLHVVVVDDHSEDGTAEAARESIEDNRLIVIKAKALPAGWTGKVWAMQQGIEAARDLHPEFILLTDADVVHGRSSLATLVSVAKEGRYDLTSFMVRLHCESMAERLLIPAFVFFFFMLYPPRWIAAANKKTAGAAGGCMLVRADALERAGGLEAIRGEVIDDCALARAIKAERFPSAAEAAPLQSGRVWLGLSDSSESLREYGSFAEIGRMIARTAFNQLRHSWLMLAGGLAGMAITFVVPVALIFLYSTQANPAWVGHSGFGWGTLGLMLGALAWALMTLAYLPVVLYYRLNGLWAVTLPLAASFYMGAAVWSAVKYWSGRGGEWKGRAQDGKTRP; translated from the coding sequence ATGCATACGGCGGCAATTGCGGTGGGCGTGACGAGCGTGGGTGCCTGGGTGTACCTGCTGCTGGGGCGGGGGTGGTTCTGGCGCGCAGGGAAATGTTCCGCGAAGAACATCTGTGGAAAAGCCCAAACTGGGGTCCCGGTCTCGGCAGTGGCTGTGGTACCCGCAAGAAACGAAAGGGAGACGATCGGGCCCGCGATCAAGTCCCTTTTGGGGCAGGAATTCGCCGGGAGGCTGCACGTCGTCGTGGTAGATGACCACAGCGAAGATGGAACGGCGGAGGCGGCGCGGGAGTCAATCGAGGACAACCGGTTGATTGTGATCAAGGCCAAGGCGCTGCCCGCGGGATGGACGGGAAAGGTTTGGGCAATGCAGCAGGGCATCGAGGCGGCGCGCGACCTCCATCCCGAATTTATTTTGCTGACCGATGCCGACGTGGTGCACGGTCGCAGCAGCCTGGCAACATTGGTGAGCGTCGCAAAAGAAGGCAGGTACGATTTGACGTCGTTCATGGTCCGGCTGCACTGCGAGAGCATGGCGGAACGGCTGCTGATTCCCGCGTTCGTATTTTTCTTCTTCATGCTGTACCCGCCGCGCTGGATCGCGGCGGCGAACAAGAAGACGGCGGGCGCGGCCGGCGGATGCATGCTTGTGAGGGCGGACGCGCTGGAGCGCGCGGGAGGGTTGGAGGCCATCCGGGGAGAGGTGATCGATGATTGCGCGCTGGCGAGAGCAATCAAGGCGGAGAGATTTCCCTCGGCAGCGGAAGCCGCGCCCCTTCAAAGCGGGAGAGTGTGGCTGGGATTGAGCGATTCGAGCGAAAGCTTGCGGGAGTATGGGTCGTTCGCGGAGATCGGACGGATGATCGCGCGGACGGCGTTCAATCAATTGCGGCACTCGTGGCTGATGCTGGCGGGCGGGTTGGCGGGGATGGCGATTACGTTTGTTGTGCCGGTCGCGCTGATTTTTCTGTACTCCACCCAAGCAAACCCGGCTTGGGTGGGCCACTCCGGATTTGGGTGGGGCACCCTCGGGCTCATGCTCGGCGCTTTGGCCTGGGCGCTGATGACTCTGGCTTACTTGCCGGTGGTGCTTTATTACCGTTTGAACGGCTTGTGGGCAGTAACGCTGCCGTTAGCTGCATCTTTTTATATGGGCGCGGCGGTGTGGTCCGCCGTGAAGTACTGGTCCGGACGGGGCGGCGAGTGGAAGGGCAGGGCACAGGACGGGAAGACGCGGCCATGA